The sequence below is a genomic window from Humulus lupulus chromosome 3, drHumLupu1.1, whole genome shotgun sequence.
acacttactctatttatcctaccacttcccaacacaattaaattaatcaatttatttattttaatttgattaataaatagagccttgtaagaccatttggggggctcttcttcatattttcaacatcttctacacatatttttctctcttcttttcactattttctctctaccattttcatcttttgaagagcatgtcaagtatgttattttgtaatttttatctagttatgagcttctaatctttttcaaagattattaagataatgatgaaacaaaatgtaactagatagtattttttgttgtatgttgatttcccatttgtacaacattgtttatggatttttctatcaaagatatgcatttttcatctagtgttgattgttaaagcatattacacttagttcttcattatgcaaaaatatgatattctttgattaaatgtttttcattaaattgttcacatctaattcttagagtataagtatcatattttgcctaaatataatctctttgattttttgtagtttcattaggttgtaacacaactaatgcttagaaattatatcttatataagtgaagaaaaatcttacattttttaaagtaacttgtgcttaaatagaaaatgtattttgaaaaaaaatatagtgtgatttatttcaactatatctaaacttgggaatcaatatacttataaatactattgaacttgcattttgtggattctaatatcttaataattgttgcgaatttttactactgcgcaagtatacgcaatcgaataaacaagtaatagtagtggaaatatattatcgttccgtcagggaattgatctaataattaccaatagcaaacttttatttctatttgactaatgaaattttaatgacaattaacaatgaacaataaactaagaaacacaatttaattaacaaaatttaatttaagcgaaagattagagtattctaatttcatcaaccttcaattctattcaatcaataatacaactaatatgtttctttgatctatggttatagcaagtttactaatgacaattctattctttctcaagatataaaatattcagtttacctgtgaattttctacatgtctgtgataaattctacacataaaccgcattaagaacaaaaacctaattgctacacaaaccaatttgatactttcgttctaaattaaaatctatgtctattgtctaaagctattccaattctcacttttcagatattgaattaaaaccaataatcatgcaacagatggccaatcaattacaagcattaaacataagaacaatagataaccataaattcaaagattcatagaaattgcattaaagacgaatagaatatccagtgactacattaaaatactctaaataagaatttagttcataatattaaacttcatcatccaatctaaaattcaaaaacataaaaataaacacaaacgaaATAAATGtggattcttctctgtttcttttcCTTTGCCGTCAGAATGCTTCCCCTCTCTGTCCCTCTctatcttctttttattcttcttACCAAAATCCccaaaaacctacgaatttccataatactttccaaaaataccctcgtgccgatatatcgcatatatgaggcgatatatcgcctggtgaATTTTCTCGATAAAAACGCGAGTTTCTGATGTCGTTTCTGCAAAGCCAAAATTTGGAATTCCTtcttatgccgatatatcgcccaagacaggcgatatatcgcccataccATATTTCCAAAGATTAGCCAATTTTCGGCTACTAAAACAAACAGTTAACCAAATtctcgaacaaatcagaattataacaacaaactgcacaagttcaccaaacaggttaaatagaaactttctcttgagaaaaacaaccaaatcaatctgaaaatgttataaataaacgtacattttgtacgcttatcaataatcttattttacttatctcatttgaaaactatttttctATCTAATCTTAAacctttttattacttgtcttttatttttctaaaacaaaatctcatcaaatatttggaactaggttagaatcttcttactttgtttgaaatagtttatattgatgttagtcaactcccatgagttcgacctcgtacttacatgagcattatattccgaaacgattcgtgcacttgcgagtataaatattaaaacaccatcTTTTGGATTCAACAATTtgttaaataatattttcatatattagtatttttttattaGTAATAATACTTTCACATGTATATTTAGTATTTGAAATGAGTATAAAAATCAATTTGAGTTTCAACAGGTACAATTAGACATGGAACATGTATAATATATGCTAACtcaatttaattaaaagaaatttttGAAAATGACCTCtcttttttaagtgattttgtacTTTGACCTACATTTGacaattttttgcaaaatgatatATATCTAAAATTCgactagttgtctaaattttttgacCAACTATCTAAATTTTCAACCAACTATCTAAATTTTTtactagctgtctaaattataagatgtcattttgcaaaatattattaaaactaggctagagtacaaatgacttaaaaaaaatatgatatgaGCTTTATGAAAGGCATTCACATCAGCAGCAAAATAAGTCCACCAAACATATATGTTACACATATATTGTACAATTTTCAAGTTTTAATTTAAAGAtagatatattatattattgtatGGTAGGGGCTTCAAAAAGATCCCACCGCTGGGGATCTTTTATATTTCCGACTTGTGAATaattttcagcgcgattttttttatgatcgtgtctattgtagttatttagagcaacctgcaaatttttagaaaattctgaataatttacagtgtcgaaaactaggttcaaacatgttattttccacgcacataaaaaattagtcacgcgtgcaacaacttgtttttaaactagttttcagtactgtaaattattccgaattttctgaaaatttgtgttctaaataactacaatatacacggtcataaaaaaaaattgcaccgAAAATGTTGAGAACACAAAACAGCCCACAAATATGGCTCTTTTTGAATCCCCTACCACATAAATTTCCTATActcttttttataatttttaattttgtttatctGAAAAATATCAAAGGCATCCCATCCACTTGTATCCTATCTTCACAGCTAAGTGTCAGCTTGAAACAGGAAGATCTTACATTGGAAAAACATGATAAAAATCCATTTATTTATCCCAAGTTGTGTGGATAAATAACTAAGCCAATATCTCAATCAATTGCCCCAATTCTAAACATGAAGATCTTACATTGGATTTTACTTGTCGgccataaaatataaaataataatcctACATTTGAAAAACATGATAAAAATCCATTTATTTATCCCAAGTTGTGTGGATAAATAACTAAGCCAATATCTCAATCAATTGCCTCAATTCTAAACACACCCAAAAGAAACAATGACTGATTGGCAATGGAAAATAGTTACTTTAGTGCTCTTTCTAGTTGGTTTTGGTTATGCTCTAAGGAAGAAAACCAAGGAGAAGAAGAATCTTCCTCCTGGCCCAAAAGGGTATCCATTTCTTGGAAGCTTGAACCTATTAGGCAAACACCCTCATCGAGATTTGCAAAAATTGTCCCAAAAATATGGTCCAATCATGCATATCAAACTTGGTCTAATTCCCACCATTGTTGTCTCCTCTCCTAAGGCTGCTGAGCTTTTTCTCAAAACCCATGATCTTGTTTTCGCCTCTAGACCACCTCATGAGGCCTCCAAGCACATTTCTTGGGAGCAAAGGAACTTGGTATTTGCTCCATATGGCTCTTATTGGCGCAACATGAGAAAAATGTGCACACTTGAGCTTCTGAGTAGTCTCAAGATCAACTCTTTTAGAGATATGAGGAGAAAAGAGATCGACCTTTTTATTGAGTTTGCAAAAAATGCTGCTTCTAATCGTGCTGCGGTCGACCTTAGCGCCAAGATCACAACAACCAATGCCAACATGAGTTGTGAGATGGTGTTGGGGAAGAAGTactctgatgatgagtttgatcaAAGAGGTTTCAAGGCAGTTGTCCAAGAGTTTATGCACTTGACAGCCACTCCTAACTTGGGAGATTACATTCCTTTCCTTGCTCCACTTGATTTGCAGGGCTTGACAAAGCGCATGAAGGCTGTTAGAAAGGTGTTTGATGAATTCTTGGATAGGATCATTGATGAGCATATTCAATCCAAAGATAAAGATGATCATGAAGCCAAGGATTTTGTTGATGTCATGTTGAAAATTATGGGGTCAGAAGAGTCTGAATACAACATTGAACGACCGAATATTAAAGCTATAATCCTGGTACTACTTACTTTCTCATTAAATATGCTTCATATGTTGATAAAAGATTATATGAAATTGTGCAATAATGATTTAAAACCAAGGAATTTTTTTGACTATTTTTAAGATACCAAACACATGTTGAATATATGAACAtacattaaaaatatatttatacattatatataccaaaaactatatatataatctatatttttttaacaaaatcattaaaaaaaaaatcataataaaaaaatgaacTAGGTAAATATCTCTAACTTCAATATCAACTAACTTGGGTTGTGCAAGTCTCTGTatgcttttattttctttcaaattgtTAATTCAAAGAAATGCAATCTCTCTACTTGATAACAAATATACATTgaatatatatctatattaaCAACatactgaatatatatatatatatatatcaaatacaAACTCTGCATATAACAAAAatggtatatatataaaaacaataCTCAACCAAGTTAAATTTGGTTATGCAGGACATGCTTCTAGCCTCTTTGGATACATCATCAACAGTAATAGAATGGGTAATGTCAGAACTCATCAAGCACCCAACACCAATGAAAAAGCTCCAAGAAGAGCTCAAAACCATGGTGGGCATGGAAAGAATGGTGGAAGAATCAGACTTAGAAAAGTTGCCCTACTTAGACATGGTGATAAAGGAAAGCATGAGGCTTCATCCAGTGGCACCATTGTTGATTCCCCATGCAGCCATTGAAGATTGCACAGTAGATGGTTTCCACATACCCCAGAACTCACGTGTGATCATAGACATTTGGACAATTGGGAGAGATCCCAAGTGTTGGAATGAGCCAGAAAAGTTTTTCCCGGAAAGGTTTTTGGGGAGTGACATAGATTTGAAAGGTAGAGACTTTGAGCTCATTCCATTTGGATCTGGAAGAAGAGGTTGCCCTGGAATACAGCTTGGGTTGACTGTGGTGAGGTCAATGGTGGCTCAGCTTGTTCACTGCTTTAATTGGGAACTCCCTGATGGCATGGTGGCTTCTGAGTTGGATATGAGTGAAGAGTTTGGTTTGACTACTCCTAGGGCTAAACATCTTGTGGCTATTCCTAGTTACCGGCTTAAGATGTAGAAAATGTAAGCTTTTTTTTAGCTCTGAAGTAAGATGTAGAACATGGATTTTCTCTTGGGAAAGATGAGAATGTTATCTAGTAAACTCTTGGTGGTATTGAAAAGTTTCTAGtttgatatattatatataatgacTCTTGTGTTGAGTgcatgatgattatgaagaaaaaaatcaaTGTTTTTTCTAGTTTTCATATGAAGTTGATTGGTCTGTAAAATTTGATCCATATATGCTCACAAATTGTACAATCTTCATCTACTATGGTCTTGGTTGGCTGAGACTTTGAAAGCTGCTTTTGGGCATCTGAAGCTCGAAAAACATCTCTACTACTGATTGGGTAATCATTGAGTTTCAACTTTTACCTTTAAAAAATTCTTTCAACAAAAGACAGCTTTAGCAGCTTTCTTAAGAAGAACTTCCTAAAAAGCTAAAAGCACAAGCAGAAGCTCAGCCAAACAAGACATATGCTATGATGGGAGAAATCTTTGAAGTTACTATAATTTTAATatcaatttacaaaaaaaaaatgtattagaTATAGAATTGCGAGACATTATTAAGATACACTAGGAATTAATCAACCTAACCCCAACCCAAAACTATTTTAATTCCCATGTATGGAACACAAAGATTTCTCCATACCCGAGATTGGAAAAACTTTGAATTATAAGAAAAATGGTTTAAAATGTCccctttcaaaaataaaaaagctCAAGTTCGTTGATTATAAAGCAAAATTATTga
It includes:
- the LOC133824798 gene encoding cytochrome P450 71AU50-like, producing MTDWQWKIVTLVLFLVGFGYALRKKTKEKKNLPPGPKGYPFLGSLNLLGKHPHRDLQKLSQKYGPIMHIKLGLIPTIVVSSPKAAELFLKTHDLVFASRPPHEASKHISWEQRNLVFAPYGSYWRNMRKMCTLELLSSLKINSFRDMRRKEIDLFIEFAKNAASNRAAVDLSAKITTTNANMSCEMVLGKKYSDDEFDQRGFKAVVQEFMHLTATPNLGDYIPFLAPLDLQGLTKRMKAVRKVFDEFLDRIIDEHIQSKDKDDHEAKDFVDVMLKIMGSEESEYNIERPNIKAIILDMLLASLDTSSTVIEWVMSELIKHPTPMKKLQEELKTMVGMERMVEESDLEKLPYLDMVIKESMRLHPVAPLLIPHAAIEDCTVDGFHIPQNSRVIIDIWTIGRDPKCWNEPEKFFPERFLGSDIDLKGRDFELIPFGSGRRGCPGIQLGLTVVRSMVAQLVHCFNWELPDGMVASELDMSEEFGLTTPRAKHLVAIPSYRLKM